The Hymenobacter sp. DG01 sequence TTCGGTCCGCTCAATGTTGATGTCTTTCTTGCCCGGCTCCGGCTCCTTCCACATCTGGGCCCCGCCGGCCCCGCAGCAGAGGCCGTTGGTTTTGCAGCGCTTCATTTCCAGCAAGTCAGCATCCAGCACTTCCAGCACGGCGCGTGGGGCCTCGTAAATGTTATTGGCCCGGCCCAGGTAGCAGGAGTCGTGGAAGGTGATGCGGCGCCCCTTGAACGACTCGCCCCCTTCGGCCGTCACCTTGCCTTCGTTAATCAGTTGCTGCAGGAACGTGCTGTGGTGAATTACTTCGTACTCGCCGCCCAGGGCGGGGTACTCATTTTTGATGGTGTTGAAGCAGTGCGGGCAGGCCGTTACCACTTTCTTAATGCCGTAGCCATTGAGGGTGGTAATGTTCTGCATGGCCTGCATCTGGAACAGAAACTCGTTGCCGGCGCGCTTGGCCGGGTCACCGGTGCAGGTCTCCTCCATGCCCAGCACGGCATAGTTAACCCCTACGTGCTCCAGAATGCGCACGAAAGCCCGGGTAACGCGCTTGTACCGATCATCGAAGGCGCCGGCGCAGCCTACCCAGAACAGCACTTCCGGAGTTTCGCCCCGGGCAGCCAGGTCGGCCATCATCGGGACGTTAATTTGACGCTTAGCGGTTTGCTCAGCCATTATTATCAGGTGACGCTTGTCAGTTGAAAGTGGGAGGAAAGCCCGGCGGGGCGGCAGCAGAAGAAGCCGCCTACGCCTGCTTAGCTACGGATGGGCTCTTTTCGGTTACAAACAGATCATCGGCCCAGTTGAAGCGGTCGGAGGGCGAGAAGGCCCAGGGCGCGCCGTTGTTTTCGATATTGCTGAACATCACATTGAGCGAGTTCGGCGCAGCCGACTCTTCCAGCACCAGGAAGCGGCGCATTTCCACAATGCTTTCCAAGGGGTTGATGTTAACCGGGCAGGCCTCTACGCAGGCATTGCAAGTGGTGCAGGCCCACAGTTCCTCGGGCGTTACATAGCCCCGCAGCAGGGTGTGGTTTTCTTTGTCGAGCTGCTCCTGCTGGCTGTGCTTGGCTTCTTTGCCATACAGATTGGGGCTGAAAACCAGGGGTGAGTTGTACTTCTCCTCCATCCTGTCCCGGGTATCCATCATGATTTTGCGGGGCGAGAGCAGCTTGCCGGTGAGGTTGGCCGGACAAACCGAGGTGCAGCGGCCGCACTCAGTGCAGGAGTAGGCATTAAGCAGGTTGGTCCAGGCCAGGTCGTCCACGTCTTTGGCGCCGAAGGGGGTAGGCGCCGCGGCCGAACCATCGGGCGCGGTAGCTGGCGCAGGTACCTGGTAGCTGGGGTCCATCATGGCTTTCACCTCATGGGTGATGCTTTCCACGTTGGAGAACTGCCCCTGCGGCACGAGACGCGAGAAGTACACGTTCGGGAAGGCCAGAATGATGTGGAAGTGCTTGGAGCTGGGCAGGTAGTTCAGGAAAAGCAGAATACCTACGATGTGGGCCCACCACCCAATGCGCTCCAGTACGTGTAGAGCCGCCGGACTGTCGGGCAGCAGCCCCGTCAGGAACTGACTGATGGGGAAAGCACCCGGCAAATCAGCCCCGTGCAGCTTCAGGTCGGCGGCGTTCATAGTGAATAAGGCCACCATCAGGATGACCTCGATGTAGAGGATGACGTTGGCATCCAGACGGGGCCAGGCCCGCATTTCAGGGCCCGTAAAGCGGCGCACCCCCTGCACGTTGCGGCGCCACCAGAATGCCGCTACCGCTAGTATAACCAGCGCCCCCAGCACCTCGTTAGTGGCCGTCAGGGCCGAATATACCGGGCCGAGAAACTGCAGAAAGCGGTGGGTGCCAAAAATGCCATCCACCAGAATTTCAATGACTTCAATGTTAATGACAATGAAGCCGATATACACTACCAAGTGAAGCAGGGC is a genomic window containing:
- a CDS encoding (Fe-S)-binding protein — its product is MADLAARGETPEVLFWVGCAGAFDDRYKRVTRAFVRILEHVGVNYAVLGMEETCTGDPAKRAGNEFLFQMQAMQNITTLNGYGIKKVVTACPHCFNTIKNEYPALGGEYEVIHHSTFLQQLINEGKVTAEGGESFKGRRITFHDSCYLGRANNIYEAPRAVLEVLDADLLEMKRCKTNGLCCGAGGAQMWKEPEPGKKDINIERTEEALATLDGNAEVLQNLNGVESNAPALPAGSNHGGSVIAVACPFCMTMMADGVKNKEREQDVQVFDLAELIASAEGLTA
- a CDS encoding 4Fe-4S dicluster domain-containing protein, producing the protein MHFSFQNILFLLVAVAGFGLFFWQARKIRANILVGRDRDMSGNVNERLWKTLLVAFGQQKMFKRLTPALLHLVVYIGFIVINIEVIEILVDGIFGTHRFLQFLGPVYSALTATNEVLGALVILAVAAFWWRRNVQGVRRFTGPEMRAWPRLDANVILYIEVILMVALFTMNAADLKLHGADLPGAFPISQFLTGLLPDSPAALHVLERIGWWAHIVGILLFLNYLPSSKHFHIILAFPNVYFSRLVPQGQFSNVESITHEVKAMMDPSYQVPAPATAPDGSAAAPTPFGAKDVDDLAWTNLLNAYSCTECGRCTSVCPANLTGKLLSPRKIMMDTRDRMEEKYNSPLVFSPNLYGKEAKHSQQEQLDKENHTLLRGYVTPEELWACTTCNACVEACPVNINPLESIVEMRRFLVLEESAAPNSLNVMFSNIENNGAPWAFSPSDRFNWADDLFVTEKSPSVAKQA